The Bdellovibrionales bacterium genome segment TGTAATCGCCCACCACTATGAGTTCTCGCCCCCCATCAATTCCTGATTTCAAGTGACGGCAAAATTTCTCCAAAAAATCCTGCTTGAAAGCATGCCTCTCTTCGCTGGCCGAACCATTGGGAAAATAGACGTTATAAAGAACAAAATTTTTATGTTCCGTGATGACAAAGCGGCCCTCATGGTCAAATTTTCGAATACCTATTCCATGACGGACCTTCAACGGCTTATCTTTCAGGTAAGTCGCTGTTCCACTGTAACCCGGCCGATGAGCGGATGACCAATGTACCTCCCTTTCTGGAAGCTGCAACAGTTCTTGACTCAATTGCTGAGGGTGAGCCTTCGTCTCTTGCAGGCAGAAAATATCCGGATCCTCTTGCTTCACATAATCAAAGAAGCCCTTTTTTGCCACTGATCGAATTCCGTTCACATTCCAAGTTACAAGCTTCACAATTCCTCCATGTCAGATCGAATCTATCCCACAGCTGAGCCACCCTGTGCAATGAGGGTGTAACACCGCAGTATTTTTCATACCCTGGGCCGCGCTCCCTTTGCTATAGTTTGTATTTCTTGCCGCTCAATTCGTGATGTGGCAGATTCGAGTTCCGGTATTTAAATAAGAAGCCTGAGTTTCGGTGTTTTTGTTAAATAAGGAGGAATCCATGCCAATGATAGGTCAACCGGCCCCTCAGTTCAGAGCCCCCGCCGTCGTCGGAGGAGACTTCAAAGACATCAGTCTCACAGATTACAAAGGAAAATGGGTTGTTTTGTACTTCTATCCTCTTGATTTTACTTATGTCTGCCCTACCGAAATCACTCAATTCCGAGACAGTCTTCCCAAGTTTAAAGAGGCCGGTGCTGAGGTGATTGGTG includes the following:
- the xth gene encoding exodeoxyribonuclease III, giving the protein MVKLVTWNVNGIRSVAKKGFFDYVKQEDPDIFCLQETKAHPQQLSQELLQLPEREVHWSSAHRPGYSGTATYLKDKPLKVRHGIGIRKFDHEGRFVITEHKNFVLYNVYFPNGSASEERHAFKQDFLEKFCRHLKSGIDGGRELIVVGDYNVAYRNIDVFDPVRLSQVSGFLPEEREWFERFLDLGFVDLVAKFYPEEKGMYTWWSYREKMARTDNRGWRIDHICVSKGLLSCVQSVEIQRDQLGSDHCPVSAILEM